The following proteins are encoded in a genomic region of Spirosoma sp. SC4-14:
- a CDS encoding peptidoglycan DD-metalloendopeptidase family protein has translation MQSNTFSCSILIRLSLSLLIGLGFIVSPGIAQQTQRNRQALEKEKKQNLEKMGQIRTILNQTASEKKVSMGQLKALNQQINTQSQQINLLNKDLRLTEAEIAELRQASTRLTRDLNKLKAEYGSMIYAADKRRQQVNPLGFLFASDNFNQLVARYRYLRQYSDARLSQVRQMTNVQNMLQNQQRATQHKRQEQEGTLATKVQEGRKLEKLKEEKDQVVKTLSTKEAELRAELAESQRAVGRLESMITRLIAREAKERAEREARERAERERLAKIEAARKAAERKRAEDAIAAAEKAGEKPAPADVATVERPVETTPAPKPDERRNNNLNDEETALASSFTASRAHLPWPVSKGFISDRFGRKPHPVLKGIYVENQGIDIQTNAGESVRTVYDGIVQDVTSMPGMNNVVAIQHGDYFTVYAKLRTVSVRVGQRVKARETIGTVATDKNGVSELQFQIWKEFTKLNPETWLVPH, from the coding sequence ATGCAATCGAATACCTTTTCCTGTTCTATACTCATACGACTAAGCCTGAGCTTACTGATAGGTCTTGGCTTTATCGTATCGCCTGGAATAGCTCAGCAAACCCAACGCAATCGGCAGGCGCTGGAAAAGGAAAAAAAGCAGAACCTGGAAAAAATGGGGCAGATCCGAACAATTCTGAACCAGACAGCTTCCGAAAAAAAGGTGAGTATGGGGCAACTCAAAGCGCTTAATCAACAGATTAACACGCAGTCGCAGCAGATAAATCTGCTCAACAAAGATCTCAGGCTTACGGAGGCCGAAATTGCGGAGCTTCGTCAGGCCAGCACCCGACTCACCCGCGATCTCAACAAACTCAAAGCCGAATACGGCTCCATGATTTATGCAGCCGACAAGCGCCGTCAGCAGGTAAATCCACTGGGCTTCCTGTTTGCCTCCGACAACTTCAACCAGTTGGTTGCCCGGTATCGATATCTGCGCCAATACTCCGATGCCCGCTTAAGTCAGGTTCGCCAGATGACCAATGTCCAGAATATGTTGCAGAACCAACAGCGGGCAACGCAGCATAAACGTCAGGAGCAGGAAGGAACACTGGCAACGAAGGTGCAGGAAGGCCGGAAGCTGGAAAAACTGAAGGAAGAGAAAGATCAGGTTGTTAAAACCTTAAGTACCAAAGAAGCCGAACTACGGGCCGAACTGGCCGAAAGTCAGCGAGCAGTTGGCCGACTCGAATCAATGATTACGCGGTTGATTGCACGTGAAGCCAAAGAACGTGCCGAACGTGAAGCCCGCGAACGCGCCGAGCGTGAACGACTGGCCAAAATTGAGGCAGCCCGCAAAGCTGCCGAACGAAAACGTGCCGAAGATGCCATTGCAGCCGCCGAAAAAGCGGGAGAAAAACCAGCTCCTGCCGATGTAGCCACCGTTGAACGCCCGGTGGAAACGACCCCTGCACCCAAACCCGACGAGCGCCGGAACAATAACCTCAATGATGAAGAAACGGCACTGGCATCTTCATTTACAGCATCGCGGGCGCATCTGCCGTGGCCCGTTTCGAAAGGATTTATTTCGGATCGTTTCGGGCGAAAACCCCATCCGGTACTGAAAGGTATTTATGTCGAAAATCAGGGAATCGACATTCAGACCAATGCTGGGGAAAGTGTTCGTACGGTTTATGATGGTATTGTTCAGGACGTTACCAGTATGCCCGGCATGAACAACGTGGTGGCGATTCAACACGGCGATTACTTTACGGTTTATGCTAAACTGCGCACGGTTTCGGTTCGGGTAGGACAACGGGTGAAAGCCCGCGAAACCATAGGCACCGTAGCCACCGATAAAAACGGTGTCTCGGAACTTCAATTCCAGATATGGAAAGAATTTACCAAGCTCAACCCCGAAACCTGGCTTGTGCCGCATTAA
- the panB gene encoding 3-methyl-2-oxobutanoate hydroxymethyltransferase: MSVHNPDIKRVTTHTIQELKNKGEKITALTAYDYSMARVVDQAGVELILVGDSASNVMAGHETTLPITLDQMIYHASSVVRGVKRALVVVDLPFGSYQGNSSEALRSAIRIMKESGAHAVKMEGGQEIRESIVRILSAGVPVMGHLGLTPQSIYKFGTYAVRAKEDAEAQKLIDDAHMLQDLGCFGVVLEKIPATLTKTVSQSLTIPTIGIGAGPDADGQILVFHDVLGINKEFKPRFLRRYADLHTVMTEAIAHYVDDVKANDFPNENEAY; the protein is encoded by the coding sequence ATGTCTGTTCATAATCCCGATATCAAGCGCGTTACGACGCATACGATCCAGGAACTTAAAAATAAAGGCGAAAAAATCACAGCATTAACCGCTTACGACTATTCGATGGCCCGGGTTGTCGACCAGGCGGGCGTAGAGCTAATTCTGGTAGGTGATTCAGCCTCCAACGTAATGGCTGGCCACGAAACAACCCTGCCCATTACGCTCGACCAAATGATTTATCACGCCAGTTCAGTGGTGCGTGGGGTCAAACGGGCGCTGGTGGTTGTCGATTTACCCTTCGGGTCTTACCAGGGTAACTCGTCCGAAGCACTGCGATCGGCCATACGAATCATGAAAGAATCCGGCGCGCACGCCGTAAAAATGGAAGGTGGACAGGAAATCAGAGAATCGATTGTTCGCATCCTTAGCGCTGGCGTTCCAGTAATGGGGCATTTGGGACTGACTCCGCAATCAATCTACAAATTTGGCACCTACGCCGTTCGGGCCAAAGAAGATGCCGAAGCCCAAAAACTCATCGACGATGCCCATATGCTTCAGGACCTTGGATGCTTTGGTGTCGTACTCGAAAAAATTCCGGCGACTCTAACGAAAACGGTTTCGCAAAGTCTGACCATTCCAACCATTGGCATTGGTGCCGGGCCTGATGCCGACGGTCAGATTCTGGTCTTTCACGACGTGTTAGGCATCAATAAAGAATTTAAACCCCGTTTCCTGCGTCGATATGCCGACCTGCATACGGTTATGACTGAGGCTATTGCACATTATGTCGATGATGTAAAAGCCAACGACTTTCCGAACGAGAACGAAGCATATTGA
- a CDS encoding RluA family pseudouridine synthase — MKKKPFQVIYEDNHLLIVNKEPGILVQGDRTGDVTLLDVLKQYVKEKYNKPGEVFLGLVHRLDRPVSGLVVFARTSKALERMTELFRKRQIQKTYWAVVRQKPPKNTDKLVNWLIKDEQKNQVTVYDYEVPGSQKAELSYRVLGRINEHYLLEVSPITGRPHQIRSQLAHMGCPIRGDVKYGYDRAVPDKKIYLHARRLYFIHPVKKEPILCKAGLPNDPFWEEFLDLDDENYKDKNMDHIFE, encoded by the coding sequence ATGAAGAAGAAACCATTTCAGGTTATATACGAAGACAATCATCTCCTGATTGTGAATAAAGAGCCAGGGATTTTGGTTCAGGGCGACCGTACGGGCGATGTTACACTACTAGACGTCCTGAAACAGTACGTTAAAGAAAAATACAACAAACCCGGCGAGGTCTTTCTGGGATTGGTTCATCGGCTCGATCGCCCGGTGAGCGGACTTGTTGTTTTTGCTCGTACATCCAAAGCACTGGAGCGTATGACGGAGCTTTTTCGCAAACGTCAGATTCAGAAAACATACTGGGCTGTTGTTCGCCAAAAACCGCCTAAAAACACCGATAAACTCGTAAACTGGCTCATAAAAGATGAGCAGAAAAATCAGGTTACGGTTTATGATTATGAGGTTCCAGGCTCACAAAAAGCCGAGCTATCGTATCGGGTTCTGGGCCGAATAAACGAACATTATCTGCTCGAAGTAAGCCCCATCACGGGCCGTCCGCATCAGATTCGGTCGCAACTGGCGCATATGGGCTGTCCCATTCGGGGCGATGTAAAATACGGTTACGATCGCGCCGTGCCGGATAAGAAAATCTATCTGCACGCCCGTCGGTTATATTTCATTCATCCCGTAAAAAAAGAACCGATTCTCTGTAAGGCGGGTCTACCCAACGATCCATTCTGGGAAGAATTTCTGGACCTGGACGATGAAAACTACAAAGACAAGAACATGGATCACATCTTTGAGTAA